Part of the Paenibacillus sp. YPG26 genome, CATTTCGCTTGCCGATTTCTTTCTGTCCTTTGATTGGACGCCGGAAGAGGACAAATTCGGAGCGGCTTCCATTATCATCAATACGATATCTTTAACCGCTCTTACCTTGGTATTTGCAGTTCCAATTTCAGTCGGAATGGCTATCCTGATTGCTGAGATTGCTCCCAAATGGCTGAAGTCATTTATACGTCCGATTCTTGACCTTCTGGTTGGTATTCCATCCATAGTCTACGGGTACCTGGGTCTCACTGTGCTGATCCCGCTAATTCGGGAATGGAGTGGAGAGAACCTGGGAGACGGTCTGCTTGCAGCTTCACTGGTACTCACCATTATGATTCTGCCAACGGTCAGCCGGATCAGTGATGATGCCATATCCGCTGTACCCAAGAAATATCGCGAGGCGGCCTATGCTCTGGGATCTACCCGTCTGCAGGTAATTATGAAGGTGGTGCTGCCGGCTGCTTCAAGAGGAATAGCGGCTGCTATTATACTCGGAATGACACGCGCTATCGGTGAGACGATGGCTGTGGTCATGGTCATCGGGAATACCGCGCAGCTGGCGACTTCACTCTTCTCTCCGACATCCGTGCTTACCAGTAATATAGTAATGCAGATTTCCAACGTGGAATTTGAATCCACCTGGAACTATGCGCTGCATATGATGGCTTTCCTTCTGCTGATCATCTCTTTTGGATTGATTATGATTATACGTCTAATTAGCAGAAAGAGAGGAGATGCCGCATGAGCAGCGTTACATCTAATAACCATCAGGGCAGTCCTGACCCAAGCAGCTTTATGCCAACAAGGAAGAATAGACGGGCACTGATCTGGGACAAGGCCGCTACGGGTTCCTTTTATGCTCTGGGAGCTGCTGTCCTGCTGTTCATCTTCTGGCTGTTGTACACCATACTTAGCAAAGGTCTGCCGGGAATCAGTCTGGAATTCCTGACCAAGCTGCCGGAAGAGATTGATGTAGGAGGAGGAATAGGACCTGTCCTGTTCAACTCCTTCTACATTCTAATTCTCTCCCTGATCATATCTATACCGATAGGTGTAGGCGCCGGTATCTATATGGCGGAATATGCGCCGAGGAACAAATTTACTGAAGGGCTGCGAATCTGCGTGGAGACTCTGTCTTCCGTACCTTCCATCGTATTCGGAATGCTGGGTCTTGCTATTTTTGCCGAATATTTCGATATCGGGCTTACGATTCTGGGCGGGGCGGTTAGCTTGGCGTTCCTGAATCTTCCAACCTTGGCACGCGTCACGGAGGAAGCCGTGAGGGATGTGCCTGTTGAGCTTCGAAATGCCTCTTACGCGCTTGGGACAACCAAATTCCAGACAATCCGTACCATAATTCTGCCTGTATCCCTGCATGCGATTATTACTGGAATCTGCCTGGTGGCGGGCCGGGCTTTTGGGGAGTCGGCGGTTATTATTTTGACAGCGGGGCTTAGTACGTCTGGTGAAATGTGGGACTTCAGCTTGTTCTCACCAGGTGAGACCCTTGCTGTTCATCTCTGGTATGTCCAATCCGAAGCCATTGTCGAGGATGCGAAGCAGATTGCTGATAAATCAGCAGCGGTCCTGGTATTCGTGGTGTTATTCCTTAATCTGCTGTTCCGTGTTCCGCTTTGGTTCAACAGCAGAAAGCTTAAGAAATAGGCGTAGCTAGTCGGTGACAAAAGAACAGAGCAGCGATCCTTCCATTCAAGGGAGGATTGCTGCTCTGTTGGCGTTTTTACAGAAGTTCCTTAATATCGGCTTCAATAGCTTCCGGCTCCGTCCGTGAGCTGTATTGCTTGATCACATTCCCAGCCCGGTCTACCAGAAACTTGGCAAAATTCCACTCGATCTCTCCCGTATGGTAAGGGGCAGGTGTATGGTTGACCAAATGTACGAATAAGGGGTGAGCGTTCTCGCCTTTCACATCTATTTTGGAGAATAGAGGGAAGGTGACCTGGTAGTTGAGCTCGCAGAATTGCTTGATCTCTTCCTCTGTCCCAGGCTCTTGTCCGGCAAATTGATTGGAAGGGAACCCTAACACAACAAGCCCTTGATCCTTATAGGCGTCATACAAAGACTGAAGTCCCTTATAATGGGGAGTTAGGCCGCAGGCACTCGCAGTGTTGACAATAAGCAGAACCTTACCTTCATACGGCTGAAGTGTCGTTTCGGTGCCTTCAATTGTTTTTATTTTATAATTGTAAATGGACATTGCTTCTCCTCCTGTTGCAAAATTATTTTGGTTATATTGTATCTCTTTCTGACTGGATAACTCAAATTACAAGAATGATTTCGAGGCGGACAGTAAATGATAAATTCTATAGTCCGGAATTAATCATATAAATTTAATAGGAATTGTAGGAAAAATGTATTGATTATTTCTATAAGTCGGTGTACCATCAAGTAACCAGATAATTTTGGGTAGAGAAAATTTATTGGACAAGGGGTCATGTTGTATGAAAAAGATAAGTTTGCTTGTTATGGTATTGTTAGTTTCGATGGTAGCATCAGCATGCGGGAATTCCAAGGATAACAACGCAGGTACCACAAATTCCACGTCAGGCTCCAAGGCTCAGACAGCTCTGGAGGCCATTAAGGCAAGCGGGAAGCTGCGGATCGGAACCGAAGGTACTTATGCTCCATTCACCTACCATGACAAAGATGGCAAATTGACAGGTTTTGACGTAGAAATTGCACAGGAAGTTAGCAAGCGCATTGGCGTAGAGCCTGAATTTGTGGAGACACAATGGGACAGCCTGATTGCAGGACTGGATGCCAAACGTTTTGATACGGTATTTAACGAAGTATCGATTACTGACGAGCGTAAGGAAAAGTATGACTTTTCCGACCCATACATTGTATCCAAAGCGGTGCTGATCGTACCGGAGGATAATACGGATATTAAGACATTCGCCGATCTGAAAGGGAAGAAGGCAGGACAGTCCCTTACGAGCAACCTGACTCAAATTGCAAAAGATAACGGCGCAGAAATCGTGTCTACAGAAGGCTTCAATCAGGCGATTGATCTATTGACCGCCAAACGGATCGATGCTACGGTTAATGATGGCTTGTCTTACCTGGATTTGAAGAAGCAGAAGCCGGATGCACCTATTAAAGTTGTGGATACATCCACAGATGCTTCAAACAGTGCGGCTTTGTTCAATAAAGGGGCAGACGATCTTGTTGCCGCGGTTAACAAAGCGCTGGCAGACATGAAGAGTGACGGAACTTACCTGAAGATTTCCGAGAAATATTTTGGAGAAGATGTATCTAAATAAGTTAATCTCAAGGTAAAAGGATGCTTGCCAAATGGATGATCGCAAACTACAGATTTTTATGGATTCCTTGCTACCGCTGCTAAAAGCCGCGGTAGCTTTTACCGTTCCACTGACCCTGATCTCTTTCACAATCGGTCTCATTCTTGCTGTAATAACCGCCCTGGCTAGACTTTCGAGCTGGAGAATTCCTAGGCTGATTGCAAGATTCTATGTGTGGATCATTCGGGGGACTCCCTTGCTCCTGCAGTTATTTATAATATTTTTCGGCCTGCCTTCGGTAGGTATAACTCTGGATCCATTCATTGCTGCTGTGATCGGATTCTCGCTGAGTGTGGGAGCCTATGGCTCGGAGATTGTCCGGGCTTCCATTCTGTCGATTCAGGAAGGACAGTGGGAGGCTGCCTATTCGCTGGGAATGACACGGATGCAGGCGCTTAGAAGAGTTATCTTGCCCCAGGCTGCGCGTGTCTCGGTCCCGCCTTTGGCGAACTCCTTCATCAGTCTGGTGAAGGATACTTCTCTAGCGGCAAGTATCACTTACGTTGAAATGCTTCGCACGGCCCAGCAAATTGTAGCTACCACTTTCGAGCCGTTGCTATTATACACAGAAGCTGGATTGTTCTACTTATTACTCAGCACAGTGCTATCAAGTCTGCAGAATTACCTGGAGAAGCGGCTGGACCGTTTCTCGACAAGATAAGGAGGATGAACGATGATCGAAGTTCATAATTTGCACAAATCGTTCGGCTCTCTTGAAGTGCTTAAAGGTGTTGATCTGACCTTGGATAAAGGAAAGGTGCTCGTTATTATCGGCCCTTCCGGATCCGGGAAGACAACGCTGCTGCGTTGTTTCAATCTGCTTGAGCAACCCGATCAAGGCACACTTCGGGTAGGTGAGGTATCGCTGGAATTTGGAGACGGCATTAAGCCGAAGAAGGATCAAATTCTTAAATTGCGCAAGCAGAGCGGGATGGTATTTCAGTCTTATAACCTCTTTCCACATATGACTGCACTTGAGAATGTGATGGAAGCGCAGGTTACCGTGCAGAAGAAGAGCAAGGATGAGGCACGCAGTCATGCGCTTGAACTGCTGGACAAGGTTGGACTTAGGGATAAGGCGGATTCATACCCGCATAAGCTGTCGGGAGGGCAACAGCAGCGGGTAGGTATTGCCAGGGCGATGGCGGTTGATCCTGAGGTTCTGTTATTCGATGAGCCAACCTCGGCACTGGACCCGGAATTGGTGGGCGAAGTTCTTAGAGTTATGAAAGGCTTGGCTGCTGAAGGGATGACCATGGTCGTAGTAACACATGAGATGAAATTTGCGGCCGAGGTAGCCGATCAGATTATTCTGGTGGATGGTGGCCGGATTATAGAAAAGGGTACCCCGCAAGAAGTGTTGCAGCAGCCCAAAAGTCCGCGTGCAGCACAGTTCCTGAATATACTGACAGAAAATAAGCTCTAGAACGCAAAAAATCTCTCCCAAAAGGAGAGATTTCAGTCTGTAGACAAAGTTCCGAAAGGAGCAGGTCTACAGACTTTTTTTGTAGAATAAGTCAAGGAAAAGGTTGATTCGAGGTGTAAATGATGATTAGTAAAAATAATTATGAAGGTCGCTTTCAGATTTCTGTGAATGCGCTAGACGACCTTGTGCCTAAGGATCATTTGGTTCGCAAGTTAGAAAATGCGATCGATTTTAGTTTTATATACGAGCTGGTTCAAGATAAATACAGTGCGGTTACGGGGCGTCCGAGTGTCGATCCCGTAGTTCTGATTAAAATCGTGCTTATCCAGTATCTATTTGGCATTCGCTCCATGCGCCAAACCATTCGGGAAATTGAAACTAACGTAGCTTACCGCTGGTTCATCGGCTATGACTTCACCCAGCCCATTCCCCACTTCACCACTTTTGGTAAAAACTATGTTCGCAGGTTTAAGGACACGGATATTTTTGAATCCATTTTTGCACGTATTCTGGAAGAAGCTTTAGGGCATGGCTTTGTAGAGCCAGACGTGCTTTTCATGGATGCAACGCATGTGAAGGCAAACGCCAACAAAAATAAATATGAAAAAACGATGGTACAGGAGCAAAGCAAAAAGTACCAAGAGCAGCTTGATAAAGAGATTAATGAAGACCGGATCCAGCATGGGAAGAAGCCTTTCGGAAAAAAGCCTAAGTCCGCTCTGAAAGAAACAAAAACAAGCATCTCCGACCCTGAGAGCGGACTATTTGTAAAGGGCGAAAAAGAACGTGTATTTGCCTACAGTTTTCATACGGCCTGCGACCGCAACGGCTTTGTTCTGGGTGCGAAAGTAACTCCAGGAAATGTACATGACAGCCAGGTGTTTGAGGATGTGCTTGAGCTCGTAAAGAAGTCTCTGGGCAAGCCCACAGCTGTAGCAGTTGACGCTGGATACAAGACTCCCTACATTAGTAAATTGCTGATCGATGACGGGATACGGCCTGTTATGCCATACACAAGACCTCGTACAAAGGATGGCTTTTTCAAGAAATATGATTACGTATACGATGAGCACTACGATGCCTATATCTGTCCGAACCATGAGTTTCTAACCTATGAATTGACGAACCGGGAAGGGTACAAGATGTATCGTTCCGATCCCACAATATGCAAAGACTGCCCCTTCTTGAGTCAGTGTACCGAAAGCAAGGACTTCACTAAGCGAATTAGCCGCCATATTTGGGCTGACTATCTGGAAGAAGCAGACCACCTTCGGCATACCGATGAAAACAAACAAATTTACTCACAGCGCAAGGAAACGATTGAGCGCGTATTTGCAGATCTAAAGGAAAAGCATGGCATGCGCTGGACGACTTTACGAGGACTTCGTAAAGTTTCCATGCAGGCGATGCTCGTTTTTGCTTGCATGAACCTCAAAAAGTTAGCCACCTGGCTCTGGAAGTCCGGTGGCTCAAAGCGATATTTGGCTTTATTTATGATCTCTTACAGAAAAAAACAAAGACAAACTCCTGTGTTCCTAACGGGAACAAGAAGTTTGTCTGCAATCTGAATCTCTCCCAAAAGGGAGAGATTTAGTCTGAAGACAAAGTTCCGAAAGGAGCAGGTCTACAGACTTTTTTTGTAGAATAAGTCAAGGAAAAGGTTGATTCGAGGTGTAAATGATGATTAGTAAAAATAATTATGAAGGTCGCTTTCAGATTTCTGTGAATGCGCTAGACGACCTTGTGCCTAAGGATCATTTGGTTCGCAAGTTAGAAAATGCGATCGATTTTAGTTTTATATACGAGCTGGTTCAAGATAAATACAGTGCGGTTACAGGGCGTCCGAGTGTCGATCCCGTAGTTCTGATTAAAATCGTGCTTATCCAGTATCTATTTGGCATTCGCTCCATGCGCCAAACCATTCGGGAAATTGAAACGAACGTAGCTTACCGCTGGTTCATCGGCTATGACTTTACCCAGCCCATTCCCCACTTCACCACTTTTGGTAAAAACTATGTTCGCAGGTTTAAGGACACGGATATTTTTGAATCCATTTTTGCACGTATTCTGGAAGAAGCTTTAGGGCATGGCTTTGTAGAGCCTGACGTGCTTTTCAT contains:
- a CDS encoding IS1182 family transposase produces the protein MISKNNYEGRFQISVNALDDLVPKDHLVRKLENAIDFSFIYELVQDKYSAVTGRPSVDPVVLIKIVLIQYLFGIRSMRQTIREIETNVAYRWFIGYDFTQPIPHFTTFGKNYVRRFKDTDIFESIFARILEEALGHGFVEPDVLFMDATHVKANANKNKYEKTMVQEQSKKYQEQLDKEINEDRIQHGKKPFGKKPKSALKETKTSISDPESGLFVKGEKERVFAYSFHTACDRNGFVLGAKVTPGNVHDSQVFEDVLELVKKSLGKPTAVAVDAGYKTPYISKLLIDDGIRPVMPYTRPRTKDGFFKKYDYVYDEHYDAYICPNHEFLTYELTNREGYKMYRSDPTICKDCPFLSQCTESKDFTKRISRHIWADYLEEADHLRHTDENKQIYSQRKETIERVFADLKEKHGMRWTTLRGLRKVSMQAMLVFACMNLKKLATWLWKSGGSKRYLALFMISYRKKQRQTPVFLTGTRSLSAI
- a CDS encoding amino acid ABC transporter permease, producing the protein MDDRKLQIFMDSLLPLLKAAVAFTVPLTLISFTIGLILAVITALARLSSWRIPRLIARFYVWIIRGTPLLLQLFIIFFGLPSVGITLDPFIAAVIGFSLSVGAYGSEIVRASILSIQEGQWEAAYSLGMTRMQALRRVILPQAARVSVPPLANSFISLVKDTSLAASITYVEMLRTAQQIVATTFEPLLLYTEAGLFYLLLSTVLSSLQNYLEKRLDRFSTR
- a CDS encoding amino acid ABC transporter ATP-binding protein produces the protein MIEVHNLHKSFGSLEVLKGVDLTLDKGKVLVIIGPSGSGKTTLLRCFNLLEQPDQGTLRVGEVSLEFGDGIKPKKDQILKLRKQSGMVFQSYNLFPHMTALENVMEAQVTVQKKSKDEARSHALELLDKVGLRDKADSYPHKLSGGQQQRVGIARAMAVDPEVLLFDEPTSALDPELVGEVLRVMKGLAAEGMTMVVVTHEMKFAAEVADQIILVDGGRIIEKGTPQEVLQQPKSPRAAQFLNILTENKL
- the pstC gene encoding phosphate ABC transporter permease subunit PstC is translated as MSTPVHDLPAHKGSVMQTPVPASRWKRGRGSRVRFTNGLFKYYFLLSILALCLVLALVVFFIGKTAILTFKDISLADFFLSFDWTPEEDKFGAASIIINTISLTALTLVFAVPISVGMAILIAEIAPKWLKSFIRPILDLLVGIPSIVYGYLGLTVLIPLIREWSGENLGDGLLAASLVLTIMILPTVSRISDDAISAVPKKYREAAYALGSTRLQVIMKVVLPAASRGIAAAIILGMTRAIGETMAVVMVIGNTAQLATSLFSPTSVLTSNIVMQISNVEFESTWNYALHMMAFLLLIISFGLIMIIRLISRKRGDAA
- a CDS encoding amino acid ABC transporter substrate-binding protein, with the translated sequence MKKISLLVMVLLVSMVASACGNSKDNNAGTTNSTSGSKAQTALEAIKASGKLRIGTEGTYAPFTYHDKDGKLTGFDVEIAQEVSKRIGVEPEFVETQWDSLIAGLDAKRFDTVFNEVSITDERKEKYDFSDPYIVSKAVLIVPEDNTDIKTFADLKGKKAGQSLTSNLTQIAKDNGAEIVSTEGFNQAIDLLTAKRIDATVNDGLSYLDLKKQKPDAPIKVVDTSTDASNSAALFNKGADDLVAAVNKALADMKSDGTYLKISEKYFGEDVSK
- a CDS encoding glutathione peroxidase, whose translation is MSIYNYKIKTIEGTETTLQPYEGKVLLIVNTASACGLTPHYKGLQSLYDAYKDQGLVVLGFPSNQFAGQEPGTEEEIKQFCELNYQVTFPLFSKIDVKGENAHPLFVHLVNHTPAPYHTGEIEWNFAKFLVDRAGNVIKQYSSRTEPEAIEADIKELL
- the pstA gene encoding phosphate ABC transporter permease PstA, giving the protein MSSVTSNNHQGSPDPSSFMPTRKNRRALIWDKAATGSFYALGAAVLLFIFWLLYTILSKGLPGISLEFLTKLPEEIDVGGGIGPVLFNSFYILILSLIISIPIGVGAGIYMAEYAPRNKFTEGLRICVETLSSVPSIVFGMLGLAIFAEYFDIGLTILGGAVSLAFLNLPTLARVTEEAVRDVPVELRNASYALGTTKFQTIRTIILPVSLHAIITGICLVAGRAFGESAVIILTAGLSTSGEMWDFSLFSPGETLAVHLWYVQSEAIVEDAKQIADKSAAVLVFVVLFLNLLFRVPLWFNSRKLKK